One genomic segment of Nonomuraea coxensis DSM 45129 includes these proteins:
- a CDS encoding alpha/beta fold hydrolase produces MDLAFERRGTGAPLILIHGIGHHWQAWLPVLDRLAAARTVIAVDLPGFGDSPGLPAGTPYTPESLADAVASFCATLGIHEPAVAGNSLGGYLALELASRGVVSSAVALSPAGFWNRSEFLYARTVLRALRATARALPPEQAARMAEEPASRALSAGVLVAHPARLEPTALIAATQALAAAPGFDETLASFEGLMPPAPPKSPITIAWGEHDRLLLRRQAVRAARWSGQRVKLMKGCGHVPMSDDPALVARVILDAI; encoded by the coding sequence ATGGACCTGGCCTTCGAACGGCGGGGCACCGGCGCGCCGCTGATCCTCATCCACGGCATCGGGCACCACTGGCAGGCCTGGCTGCCGGTGCTGGACCGGCTCGCCGCCGCCCGCACGGTGATCGCCGTCGATCTGCCCGGCTTCGGCGACTCGCCGGGGCTGCCGGCGGGCACCCCGTACACACCGGAGTCGCTGGCGGACGCGGTCGCGTCGTTCTGCGCGACGCTCGGCATCCATGAGCCCGCCGTCGCGGGCAACTCGCTCGGCGGTTACCTCGCGCTCGAACTGGCCTCCCGCGGGGTCGTCAGCTCGGCCGTCGCGCTGTCGCCGGCCGGCTTCTGGAACCGCTCCGAGTTCCTGTACGCCCGCACGGTGCTGCGCGCGCTGCGCGCCACGGCCCGCGCCCTGCCGCCCGAGCAGGCCGCCCGCATGGCGGAGGAGCCCGCCTCGCGGGCCCTGTCCGCCGGGGTGCTGGTCGCCCACCCGGCCAGGCTGGAGCCCACGGCGCTGATCGCCGCCACGCAGGCACTCGCCGCCGCGCCCGGCTTCGACGAGACGCTCGCCTCCTTCGAGGGGCTCATGCCGCCCGCGCCGCCCAAGTCGCCGATCACGATCGCCTGGGGCGAGCACGACCGGCTGCTGCTGCGCAGGCAGGCGGTGCGCGCCGCCCGCTGGTCGGGGCAGCGGGTCAAGCTGATGAAAGGCTGCGGGCACGTCCCGATGAGCGACGACCCGGCCCTGGTGGCCCGGGTGATCCTGGACGCGATCTAG
- a CDS encoding MarR family winged helix-turn-helix transcriptional regulator, whose amino-acid sequence MHDDDKDIATIERAMVAIRRRQRRRALAAADGAGPEHDVLDVIEGAREPVTVTAVAEALGVDQPRASRLVAAAVTGGLVQREADQADGRRSYLVLTEAGRDALARAHESRQASFAAATRTWTADERAEFARLLTRFVEGLRQTSV is encoded by the coding sequence ATGCACGACGACGACAAGGACATCGCCACCATCGAACGCGCGATGGTCGCCATCAGGCGCAGGCAGCGGCGGCGCGCCCTCGCCGCGGCCGACGGCGCGGGCCCCGAGCACGACGTCCTCGACGTCATCGAGGGCGCCCGCGAGCCGGTCACCGTGACCGCGGTGGCCGAGGCGCTGGGCGTGGACCAGCCGCGGGCGAGCCGCCTCGTGGCCGCGGCCGTGACGGGCGGCCTGGTGCAGCGCGAGGCCGACCAGGCCGACGGCCGGCGCTCGTACCTGGTGCTGACGGAGGCGGGGCGGGACGCGCTGGCCCGCGCGCACGAGAGCAGGCAGGCGAGCTTCGCCGCGGCCACGCGGACGTGGACGGCGGACGAGCGGGCGGAGTTCGCCCGGCTGCTCACCCGTTTCGTGGAAGGGCTGCGCCAGACCTCCGTCTAG
- a CDS encoding acyl-CoA dehydrogenase family protein — MERDLFDEEHLLFRETVREFLAREVVPHHARWEKEGIVPREVWKQAGELGMFGFSVPEEYGGAGVKDFRYNAVIVEEIIRHGASGLGFSLHNDVMAPYVVDLTNDEQKQRWLPGFVSGELITAIAMSEPGAGSDLQGIRTTAVREGDHYVINGQKTFITNGINADLVVVVTKTDPAARARGTTLIVVERGTEGFQRGRNLDKVGMKAQDTAELFFENVRVPVANRLGPNEGEGFFQLMHNLPQERLSIAVAAVASAESVLEQTVEYCRSRQAFGRNIGSFQNTRFVLAELATETDIARTYVDTCIRALNAGKLTAVDAAKAKWWTTELQNKVIDRCLQLHGGYGYMTEYPVARAWLDSRVQTIYGGTTEIMKEIIGRSFDF; from the coding sequence ATGGAGAGAGATCTTTTCGATGAGGAGCACCTGCTCTTCCGTGAGACGGTGCGCGAGTTCCTGGCCCGCGAGGTGGTGCCGCATCACGCGCGGTGGGAGAAGGAGGGCATCGTCCCGCGCGAGGTCTGGAAACAGGCCGGCGAGCTGGGGATGTTCGGGTTCTCGGTGCCCGAGGAGTACGGCGGCGCGGGCGTCAAGGACTTCCGCTACAACGCGGTGATCGTCGAGGAGATCATCCGGCACGGCGCGTCCGGCCTCGGGTTCTCGTTGCACAACGACGTCATGGCCCCGTACGTCGTGGACCTCACGAACGACGAGCAGAAGCAGCGCTGGCTGCCCGGCTTCGTGAGCGGCGAGCTGATCACCGCGATCGCGATGAGCGAGCCGGGCGCGGGCAGCGACCTTCAGGGCATCAGGACGACCGCGGTCCGCGAGGGCGACCACTACGTCATCAACGGCCAGAAGACCTTCATCACCAACGGCATCAACGCCGACCTGGTGGTCGTCGTCACCAAGACCGATCCGGCGGCGAGGGCCAGGGGCACGACGCTGATCGTGGTCGAGCGGGGCACGGAAGGCTTCCAGCGCGGGCGCAACCTGGACAAGGTCGGCATGAAGGCCCAGGACACCGCCGAGCTGTTCTTCGAGAACGTGCGGGTCCCCGTCGCCAACCGCCTCGGCCCGAACGAGGGCGAGGGCTTCTTCCAGCTCATGCACAACCTGCCCCAGGAGCGCCTGTCGATCGCCGTGGCGGCGGTGGCCTCGGCGGAGTCGGTGCTGGAGCAGACCGTCGAGTACTGCAGGTCCCGCCAGGCCTTCGGCCGCAACATCGGCTCGTTCCAGAACACCCGGTTCGTCCTGGCCGAGCTGGCGACCGAGACCGACATCGCCCGCACCTACGTCGACACGTGCATCCGCGCGCTCAACGCCGGCAAGCTCACGGCGGTGGACGCGGCCAAGGCCAAGTGGTGGACCACCGAGCTGCAGAACAAGGTCATCGACCGCTGCCTCCAGCTCCACGGCGGCTACGGCTACATGACCGAGTACCCCGTGGCGCGGGCCTGGCTGGACAGCCGGGTGCAGACGATCTACGGCGGCACCACCGAGATCATGAAGGAGATCATCGGCCGGTCCTTCGATTTCTGA
- the tnpA gene encoding IS200/IS605 family transposase, whose amino-acid sequence MSQEVEYRRGRHVVSAMHVHLVFVTKYRTNVFDDAMLRRCEDIMIEVCDSFEAELREFNGEHDHVHLLIHYPPKVAISKLVNSLKGVSSHYLRKEFTGQVNPAITHGPFWSPSYLAASCGGAPLSIIKAYIEQQRRPT is encoded by the coding sequence ATGAGCCAGGAAGTGGAATATCGACGAGGCAGACACGTGGTTTCCGCGATGCATGTCCATCTGGTCTTTGTCACCAAATATCGCACAAACGTGTTCGACGACGCGATGCTGCGCCGCTGCGAAGACATCATGATCGAGGTGTGCGACAGTTTCGAGGCCGAACTCCGCGAGTTCAACGGCGAACACGACCACGTCCACCTGCTCATCCACTACCCGCCCAAGGTCGCGATCAGCAAACTCGTCAACTCGTTGAAAGGCGTCTCCTCGCACTACCTGCGCAAGGAGTTCACCGGCCAGGTCAACCCCGCCATCACGCACGGCCCCTTCTGGTCACCCAGCTACCTCGCCGCCTCCTGTGGCGGAGCGCCACTATCGATCATCAAGGCGTATATCGAACAGCAGCGCCGCCCCACCTGA
- a CDS encoding RNA-guided endonuclease InsQ/TnpB family protein, with amino-acid sequence MSRMLAGRKYRLEFDSGQRAFAERLGGICRAVWNTGLEQRREYRREYRRRGQWITYAEQCRQLADAKKDPYCDWLADAPAQVIQQTLKDLDQACRKHGAWTVRWKSKAKWRPSFRFPTARHLPVERINRKWGRVFLPKFGWTRFRMSRRLGGSVKSATGSRDGRHWFISFLIDDGIAEREEHTCPQWAGVDRGVVTAAVTSDGEFFDRRHAGSDGVSSRQPPRKTKQDRKDDLGYLTPGEAERYLRLQRRLARTKKGSKRRKTVTAAMSEIMRRVRWRRADFNAQAAHRLTRMYGHVVIEDLNTKGMSAAVKPKPDPGWPGRFLRNGAAAKSGLNKAILDKGWYGLEVALRSKARYTGSAIHKINPAYTSQTCPEPACGKVDEKSRKSQAIFSCTSCGHTDHADIVGAKNIKSKGQAAGLVVSGRGDPPGSVKRQAPRSTARAAQAARAAA; translated from the coding sequence ATGTCGCGCATGCTGGCGGGCCGGAAGTACCGCCTGGAGTTCGACTCCGGGCAGCGGGCGTTCGCCGAAAGGCTGGGCGGAATCTGCCGGGCCGTGTGGAACACCGGTCTCGAACAACGGCGGGAATACCGGCGGGAATACCGGCGACGCGGGCAGTGGATCACCTATGCCGAGCAGTGCAGGCAACTCGCCGACGCCAAGAAGGACCCGTACTGCGACTGGCTCGCCGACGCCCCCGCCCAGGTGATCCAGCAGACCCTCAAAGACCTGGATCAGGCGTGCCGCAAGCATGGCGCGTGGACAGTGCGCTGGAAGTCGAAGGCGAAGTGGCGGCCCTCGTTCCGGTTCCCCACCGCCAGACACCTGCCCGTAGAGCGGATCAACCGCAAGTGGGGGCGAGTCTTCCTGCCCAAGTTCGGGTGGACGCGGTTTCGGATGTCGCGCCGGCTCGGGGGAAGCGTCAAGTCCGCGACCGGGTCCCGGGACGGCAGACACTGGTTCATCAGCTTCCTGATCGACGATGGGATCGCCGAGCGTGAGGAACACACCTGTCCTCAGTGGGCGGGCGTGGACCGAGGGGTGGTCACGGCCGCCGTGACGTCGGATGGGGAGTTCTTCGACCGTCGCCACGCCGGAAGCGACGGTGTCTCCTCCAGGCAGCCGCCACGGAAGACGAAACAGGACCGGAAGGACGACCTCGGGTATCTCACGCCCGGCGAAGCGGAACGGTATCTACGGCTGCAACGCCGGCTCGCCCGCACGAAGAAGGGATCGAAGCGGCGCAAGACGGTCACGGCCGCGATGAGTGAGATCATGCGGCGAGTCCGGTGGCGGCGCGCCGACTTCAACGCCCAAGCCGCGCACCGGCTCACCCGCATGTACGGGCACGTGGTCATCGAAGACCTGAACACCAAGGGCATGAGCGCGGCCGTCAAGCCCAAGCCCGACCCCGGCTGGCCGGGCAGGTTCCTGCGCAACGGCGCGGCAGCGAAATCCGGGCTCAACAAGGCGATTCTCGACAAGGGCTGGTACGGCCTGGAAGTCGCTCTCCGCTCCAAGGCGCGCTACACCGGCAGCGCCATCCATAAGATCAACCCCGCGTACACGTCCCAGACGTGCCCGGAACCTGCGTGCGGGAAGGTGGACGAGAAGAGCCGCAAGAGCCAAGCGATCTTCTCCTGCACTTCTTGCGGGCACACCGATCACGCCGACATCGTCGGGGCGAAGAACATCAAGAGCAAAGGACAGGCGGCCGGGCTGGTCGTCTCAGGGCGTGGAGACCCACCCGGGTCCGTGAAACGTCAAGCACCCCGTTCCACGGCACGGGCCGCGCAAGCGGCACGAGCTGCCGCATAG
- a CDS encoding class F sortase encodes MSEQKPKTTLDKAMPGLLIAGSLAGVGAVMVGLLSLAPTVDDGSGPGGPLAAGQPSTVQIENAGAFVLPPTVGPGGKSGLTPARIDAPPPLAAVPTVAPIPAAKTTKAKAKAKPSRIKIPKIKVNSPVGQVTVDLKGNLGTPSLSKPNQTGWYRFSPLPGENGPTIINGHVSTRKGPAVFARLSELVKGDNIYVYRSDGKVARYTVSGIEQVSKTTFPTKRVYGNTEGAQLRLITCGGVYNRGAHSYKDNIVVYATLSKKKV; translated from the coding sequence ATGAGCGAGCAGAAGCCGAAGACGACTCTCGACAAGGCGATGCCGGGCCTGCTGATCGCGGGCTCGCTGGCCGGGGTGGGCGCCGTCATGGTGGGCCTGCTCTCGCTGGCGCCCACCGTGGACGACGGCTCCGGGCCCGGCGGCCCTCTGGCGGCGGGCCAGCCGTCCACGGTGCAGATCGAGAACGCGGGCGCGTTCGTGCTGCCGCCGACCGTCGGCCCCGGCGGCAAGAGCGGCCTGACGCCGGCCCGCATCGACGCGCCGCCGCCGCTGGCGGCGGTGCCGACCGTGGCCCCGATCCCGGCGGCCAAGACCACGAAGGCCAAGGCCAAGGCGAAGCCGTCGCGGATCAAGATCCCGAAGATCAAGGTGAACTCGCCGGTCGGCCAGGTCACGGTGGACCTCAAGGGCAACCTGGGCACCCCGTCGCTGAGCAAGCCGAACCAGACCGGGTGGTACCGCTTCTCCCCGCTCCCGGGCGAGAACGGCCCGACGATCATCAACGGGCACGTCAGCACCCGCAAGGGCCCCGCCGTCTTCGCCCGGCTCTCCGAGCTGGTGAAGGGCGACAACATCTACGTGTACCGCTCGGACGGCAAGGTCGCCCGCTACACGGTGAGCGGGATCGAGCAGGTCAGCAAGACGACGTTCCCGACGAAGCGGGTCTACGGCAACACCGAGGGCGCGCAGCTCCGGCTGATCACCTGCGGTGGCGTCTACAACAGGGGAGCGCACAGCTACAAGGACAACATCGTCGTGTACGCGACGCTCTCGAAGAAGAAGGTCTGA
- a CDS encoding class F sortase, which produces MSGYHPYGGGHPAPQPPPPQDRGSTALRAALIVAAVAGVVTVVAGLLIVLGSPDEYGLAANNRDSLALPSQPHAAGNKPEQALFQADPDVPPPLPQITPAPPMLPSTPVRIVIKRLGINAPIKTVGLARNGTIEVPPADDPNLVGWYRNMSTPGEAGPAVLLGHKDTRTRSAVFSRLPEIKNGDTIEVKRQDKTTAVFTVGGVEQANKKTFPTQRVYGPQDNAQLHLITCGGTYDRRTGHYTDNIIVYATMTSSYRS; this is translated from the coding sequence GTGTCGGGGTACCACCCGTACGGCGGCGGGCATCCGGCTCCGCAGCCCCCGCCGCCGCAGGACCGGGGGAGCACGGCGCTCAGGGCGGCGCTGATCGTGGCGGCCGTCGCCGGGGTCGTGACGGTCGTGGCCGGGCTGCTGATCGTGCTGGGCTCGCCCGACGAGTACGGCCTGGCCGCCAACAACCGCGACAGCCTGGCGCTGCCGTCCCAGCCGCACGCCGCCGGCAACAAGCCGGAGCAGGCGCTCTTCCAGGCCGACCCGGACGTGCCGCCGCCGCTGCCGCAGATCACCCCGGCGCCGCCGATGCTGCCGTCCACGCCGGTCCGGATCGTGATCAAGCGGCTGGGGATCAACGCCCCGATCAAGACCGTCGGCCTGGCCAGGAACGGCACGATCGAGGTGCCGCCCGCGGACGACCCCAACCTCGTGGGCTGGTACAGGAACATGTCCACGCCGGGCGAGGCGGGCCCGGCCGTGCTGCTCGGGCACAAGGACACGAGGACGCGCAGCGCGGTGTTCAGCAGGCTGCCCGAGATCAAGAACGGCGACACCATCGAGGTCAAGCGGCAGGACAAGACCACGGCGGTGTTCACGGTGGGCGGCGTGGAGCAGGCGAACAAGAAGACGTTCCCGACCCAGCGCGTCTACGGGCCGCAGGACAACGCCCAACTGCATCTCATCACCTGCGGTGGCACCTACGATCGGCGTACCGGGCACTACACCGACAACATCATCGTCTATGCGACGATGACGAGCTCCTATCGAAGCTGA
- a CDS encoding acetyl-CoA C-acetyltransferase has translation MAEAYIVGAVRTPVGKKKGGLSTVHPTDLAAHTLKALIERTGVDPAAVEDVILGCVMQFGPQSMDIARNAWLSAGLPETVPGVTIDRQCGSSQQSIHFAAQGVMSGTQDLVVAGGVESMSVVPMGSSIKAALDMGMPFPFGEMWVERYGKQEISQFRGAELMCEKWGYTREVLEQFALESHQRAAKAIANGYFKEQIAPINGVEDDEGPRADTTLEKMGTLKTLKEGGQITAATSSQISDGSGAVLIASEQAVKDHGLTPRARIHQLALLGDDPVYMLTAPIPATQRALKKAGMSIDQIDVVEINEAFAPVPLAWTHELGADPAKVNPNGGAIALGHPLGGTGAILMTKLLHELERTGGRYGLQTMCEGGGQANVTIIERL, from the coding sequence GTGGCAGAGGCGTACATCGTCGGGGCGGTCCGTACCCCGGTCGGCAAGAAGAAGGGCGGTCTTTCCACCGTCCACCCCACTGACCTGGCCGCTCACACGCTGAAGGCGCTCATCGAGCGCACCGGCGTGGACCCCGCCGCGGTCGAGGACGTCATTCTGGGATGCGTCATGCAGTTCGGCCCCCAGAGCATGGACATCGCCCGTAACGCCTGGCTGTCGGCCGGCCTGCCGGAGACCGTCCCCGGCGTCACCATCGACCGCCAGTGCGGCTCCTCGCAGCAGTCGATCCACTTCGCCGCCCAGGGCGTCATGTCCGGCACGCAGGACCTCGTCGTGGCCGGTGGCGTCGAGTCGATGAGCGTCGTGCCCATGGGCTCGTCCATCAAGGCCGCGCTGGACATGGGGATGCCGTTCCCGTTCGGTGAGATGTGGGTCGAGCGGTACGGCAAGCAGGAGATCTCGCAGTTCCGCGGCGCGGAGCTGATGTGCGAGAAGTGGGGCTACACCCGCGAGGTCCTGGAGCAGTTCGCGCTGGAGTCGCACCAGCGCGCCGCCAAGGCCATCGCGAACGGCTACTTCAAGGAGCAGATCGCTCCGATCAACGGCGTCGAGGACGACGAGGGCCCGCGGGCGGACACCACCCTGGAGAAGATGGGCACCCTGAAGACCCTGAAGGAGGGCGGCCAGATCACCGCGGCCACCTCCTCGCAGATCTCCGACGGCTCGGGCGCCGTGCTCATCGCCTCCGAGCAGGCGGTCAAGGACCACGGGCTGACCCCGAGGGCCCGCATCCACCAGCTCGCGCTCCTGGGCGACGACCCGGTCTACATGCTGACCGCGCCGATCCCCGCCACGCAGCGGGCGCTGAAGAAGGCCGGCATGTCGATCGACCAGATCGACGTCGTGGAGATCAACGAGGCGTTCGCCCCGGTGCCGCTGGCCTGGACGCACGAGCTCGGGGCCGACCCGGCGAAGGTCAACCCCAACGGCGGCGCCATCGCCCTCGGCCACCCCCTGGGCGGCACCGGCGCGATCCTGATGACCAAGCTCCTGCACGAGCTGGAGCGCACGGGCGGCCGCTACGGCCTCCAGACGATGTGCGAGGGCGGCGGCCAGGCCAACGTCACGATCATCGAGCGGCTCTAG
- a CDS encoding MerR family transcriptional regulator encodes MRIGELVRRTGVSERLLRYYEEQGLLAPERRRSGYRDYTEAHVETVRRIRCLLAAGLSTSTIATVLPCLEAEGELLAPTCPDVVGRLRGERERIDRAMADLSESRDALDRVIAAARV; translated from the coding sequence ATGCGGATCGGCGAGCTCGTCCGGCGCACCGGCGTGAGCGAGCGGCTGCTGCGCTACTACGAGGAGCAGGGCCTGCTGGCCCCTGAGCGCCGTCGCAGCGGCTACCGCGACTACACCGAGGCCCACGTGGAGACCGTGCGCCGCATCCGCTGCCTGCTCGCGGCGGGCCTGTCCACCTCGACGATCGCGACCGTGCTGCCCTGCCTGGAGGCCGAGGGCGAGCTGCTGGCCCCCACCTGCCCGGACGTGGTGGGGCGGCTGCGCGGCGAGCGCGAGCGGATCGACCGGGCGATGGCGGACCTGAGCGAGTCCCGCGACGCCCTCGACCGGGTGATCGCCGCGGCCCGCGTGTGA
- a CDS encoding MFS transporter — MRQGLLVPAALMVSVFVVGTSEYLIAGLLPQVAADLGVTLSAAGHTVTAYALGVVVGGPLVTVATVRLPRKGLALGLLVLFAAGNGICAVAGSYGLLIAGRVVASLSHAAFLTLALMLTVRAVAPERVGTAIAVVGSGFSAATLLGVPVGVLVGDGAGWRAPFAGLAVLALAAVPLLAVVLPREPAPDTSVGAELRTMLRRPVPVVIATTAVGLAATSTVFTYLAPALSQITGFAPAAVSALLLVYGVGGLAGGLVAGRLADRSLPATVRGTFAGLAAVLALFPLALGSPVAAVAVVLVFGLLTSATTPVLQSLLLRHAGGAPTLAVSVNVCAFNVGIAAGSALGGGLVAADGLRWLGLAAAALGLAALAVSYAAVPAARRQVSVAGG, encoded by the coding sequence ATGAGACAGGGTCTTCTCGTGCCGGCCGCGCTCATGGTGAGCGTCTTCGTGGTCGGCACCTCCGAGTATCTGATCGCCGGGCTGCTGCCGCAGGTGGCCGCCGACCTGGGCGTCACGCTGTCCGCGGCCGGGCACACGGTGACGGCGTACGCGCTGGGCGTCGTGGTCGGCGGGCCGCTGGTGACGGTCGCGACGGTCCGGCTGCCGCGCAAGGGGCTGGCGCTGGGGCTGCTGGTGCTGTTCGCGGCGGGCAACGGGATCTGCGCCGTGGCCGGTTCGTACGGGCTGCTGATCGCCGGCAGGGTGGTCGCCTCGCTCAGCCACGCCGCGTTCCTGACGCTGGCGCTCATGCTGACCGTGCGGGCGGTCGCGCCGGAGCGGGTGGGGACGGCCATCGCGGTCGTCGGCTCAGGGTTCTCGGCGGCCACCCTGCTGGGCGTGCCGGTGGGCGTGCTGGTGGGGGACGGGGCCGGATGGCGGGCGCCGTTCGCCGGGCTCGCGGTGCTGGCGCTGGCCGCCGTCCCGCTGCTGGCCGTCGTGCTGCCCCGGGAGCCCGCGCCGGACACGAGCGTCGGGGCCGAGCTGCGGACGATGCTGCGCAGGCCGGTGCCCGTCGTGATCGCGACCACCGCCGTGGGGCTCGCGGCCACCTCGACCGTGTTCACCTACCTCGCGCCCGCCTTGTCGCAGATCACCGGGTTCGCTCCGGCGGCGGTGTCCGCGCTGCTGCTGGTGTACGGCGTGGGCGGCCTGGCGGGCGGCCTGGTGGCGGGGCGGCTGGCCGACCGGTCGCTGCCGGCCACGGTGCGCGGGACGTTCGCCGGGCTGGCGGCGGTGCTGGCGCTGTTCCCGCTCGCGCTCGGGTCGCCGGTGGCGGCCGTGGCCGTGGTGCTCGTGTTCGGCCTGCTGACCTCCGCCACGACACCCGTGCTGCAGAGCCTGCTGCTGCGCCACGCGGGCGGCGCGCCGACGCTGGCGGTGTCGGTCAACGTGTGCGCGTTCAACGTCGGCATCGCGGCCGGCTCCGCGCTCGGCGGCGGCCTGGTCGCGGCGGACGGCCTGCGGTGGCTCGGTCTCGCCGCCGCCGCGCTGGGCCTGGCAGCCCTGGCCGTGAGCTACGCCGCCGTTCCCGCCGCCCGCCGTCAGGTCAGCGTGGCCGGCGGCTGA
- a CDS encoding serine hydrolase domain-containing protein, whose amino-acid sequence MKSLLISLFAAGALFPAPAPALAPASVDAYVRDAVAATGLPGVSVVVTHGGRVVHAAGYGHDSEGRPVTADTPMRVASVSKAFTATAVMTLVERGKIRLDDPVAAQLPGFRMADPRASRVTVRQLLNQTSGLSDTTVDVNALEETTTLADYTARLSGGRLRAEPGTRWEYCNVNYDLAARLVEVAGGRDFGSYLRERIFGPLGMTSSAVSDQEVRPADGYNSVYGAWLSRPELPAFLNGSGSGGVVTTANDMGRWLIAQSGDGRPVVERRSLETMRTPTATRSYGMGWGVEEETGQLVHSGNLFTYTAVAAISPRTGYGFAVMSNSAALQDDTYTIMLGLTALSEGRVPELPGADRLLYEGILAAIALVAAGLGVLGVLRARRWAGRRSGSHRRWVVLRLLPALLPAVVLATYPDWVSFLANGRTVTWAQLTYFAAPLSITLLVTALAGAAVTAARALAVSRRPR is encoded by the coding sequence GTGAAATCCCTTCTGATCAGCTTGTTCGCGGCGGGCGCCCTGTTCCCGGCCCCCGCTCCCGCCCTCGCTCCCGCCTCGGTGGACGCGTACGTGCGCGACGCCGTCGCCGCCACCGGCCTGCCGGGCGTGTCGGTGGTCGTGACCCACGGCGGCCGGGTCGTGCACGCCGCCGGGTACGGCCACGACTCCGAGGGCCGCCCGGTCACCGCCGACACCCCGATGCGGGTGGCCTCGGTGAGCAAGGCGTTCACCGCGACGGCGGTCATGACGCTCGTCGAGCGTGGCAAGATCCGGCTGGACGACCCGGTCGCCGCGCAGCTCCCCGGCTTCCGGATGGCCGACCCGCGCGCCTCCCGCGTCACCGTGCGCCAGCTCCTCAACCAGACCTCCGGCCTGTCGGACACCACGGTCGACGTCAACGCGCTGGAGGAGACGACCACGCTCGCCGACTACACCGCCCGCCTGTCCGGCGGCCGGCTGCGGGCCGAGCCGGGCACCCGCTGGGAGTACTGCAACGTCAACTACGACCTGGCCGCCCGGCTCGTGGAGGTGGCCGGGGGGCGGGACTTCGGCTCGTACCTGCGCGAGCGGATCTTCGGGCCGCTCGGCATGACCTCCAGCGCCGTCAGCGACCAGGAGGTCCGCCCCGCCGACGGCTACAACTCCGTCTACGGGGCCTGGCTGTCGCGCCCCGAGCTGCCCGCCTTCCTCAACGGCAGCGGCTCGGGCGGCGTCGTCACCACCGCGAACGACATGGGCAGATGGCTCATCGCCCAGAGCGGGGACGGCCGCCCGGTGGTCGAGAGGCGGAGCCTGGAGACGATGCGGACGCCGACGGCGACCCGTTCGTACGGGATGGGGTGGGGCGTGGAGGAGGAGACCGGGCAGCTCGTGCATTCCGGCAACCTGTTCACGTACACGGCGGTGGCCGCCATATCACCGCGCACCGGTTACGGCTTCGCGGTGATGAGCAACAGCGCGGCCCTGCAGGACGACACGTACACGATCATGCTCGGGCTGACGGCGCTGAGCGAGGGCCGGGTGCCCGAGCTTCCCGGCGCGGACCGGCTGCTCTACGAGGGGATCCTGGCCGCGATCGCGCTCGTGGCGGCCGGGCTGGGGGTGCTCGGCGTGCTCCGCGCCCGCCGCTGGGCGGGCCGGCGGTCCGGCAGCCACCGCCGGTGGGTCGTGCTCCGGCTGCTGCCGGCCCTGCTGCCCGCCGTGGTGCTGGCGACCTATCCCGACTGGGTGTCGTTCCTCGCGAACGGCAGGACCGTCACGTGGGCCCAGCTCACGTACTTCGCGGCGCCGCTGTCGATCACGTTGCTGGTGACGGCCCTCGCGGGAGCAGCCGTCACGGCCGCCCGCGCGCTGGCGGTCAGCCGCCGGCCACGCTGA